A genome region from Erigeron canadensis isolate Cc75 chromosome 3, C_canadensis_v1, whole genome shotgun sequence includes the following:
- the LOC122592553 gene encoding probable BOI-related E3 ubiquitin-protein ligase 2, with protein MAVEATHHTLFHPQMLLTNNNIDNQINNNNNLIGYTTNNPMYGFINDSLNPLKSESGLTCSLPVSRKRPRDNNSTTTNNNNVDHHHMNHLFSLVNSRNMNVHNNYSFLGEDISLQLQQQQLEIDQFVAHHNEKMRIEVEERRKRNTQRIISAVEEGVSKRLRAKEEEIVKIAKLNWALEEKVKSLCVENQIWRELAQTNEATANTLRNNLKQVLEQVVINNNDDYMFNKNGTRSSCVDHELAEDAQSCCESNNNEEEKFNTEIEKSNNNRLCKKCGMEESCVLLLPCRHLCLCKGCASSVNICPICKSTKNISVHVNMS; from the exons ATGGCAGTTGAAGCAACTCATCATACTCTTTTCCATCCTCAAATGTTGTTAACAAATAACAACATTGACAaccaaatcaacaacaataataatcttattGGATATACAACCAATAATCCTATGTATGGTTTCATCAATGATTCATTGAATCCTTTGAAATCCGAAAGTGGTCTCACTTGTAGCCTCCCTGTGTCCCGAAAAAGACCTCGTGACAATAATTctactactactaataataataatgttgatCATCATCATATGAATCATTTGTTCTCTTTGGTGAACTCTAGAAACATGAATGTTCATAATAACTATTCTTTTCTTGGTGAAGATATTTCATTGCAGTTGCAACAACAACAGTTAGAAATCGACCAGTTTGTTGCCCATCAT AATGAGAAAATGAGGATAGAAGTAGAAGAAAGGAGAAAGAGGAACACACAAAGAATAATATCAGCAGTTGAAGAAGGGGTATCAAAAAGATTAAgagcaaaagaagaagaaatagtCAAAATAGCAAAATTGAATTGGGCATTAGAAGAGAAAGTGAAATCACTATGTGTTGAGAACCAAATTTGGAGAGAATTGGCACAAACAAATGAAGCAACAGCAAATACTTTGAGAAACAATTTGAAGCAAGTTTTGGAGCAAGTggttattaataataatgatgattacatgtttaataaaaatgGCACAAGATCTTCATGTGTTGATCATGAGTTGGCTGAAGATGCACAATCTTGTTGTGAAAGTAACAACaatgaagaagaaaagtttAACacagaaattgaaaagtcaaacaACAATAGATTGTGCAAGAAATGTGGAATGGAGGAATCATGTGTGTTACTACTTCCTTGTAGACATTTGTGTCTTTGCAAAGGATGTGCTTCTTCCGTTAACATTTGTCCTATTTGTAAATCAACTAAAAACATCAGTGTTCATGTTAATATGTCCTGA